Proteins encoded within one genomic window of uncultured Draconibacterium sp.:
- a CDS encoding queuosine precursor transporter, producing the protein MKNKVSVLFMLAGILFATCLLISNILASKIMMIGPWSAPAGVLIFPLAYIINDVLVEVWGYQKTRLIIWAGFGVNVLAVLFFTLAIAVNAAPFWENQDAFATVLGSTPRIVAASMLAYLMGSFLNAYVMSKFKVLTKGKGFSIRAVVSTLVGEGADSAIFITIAFAGLFPVNALITMIITQAIIKTVYEIAVLPLTIWVVSKVKKLEGIDTYDYQISYNPFRLKVEGLKD; encoded by the coding sequence ATGAAAAATAAAGTATCCGTTCTGTTTATGCTTGCAGGTATTCTTTTCGCCACCTGCTTATTGATTTCCAACATTCTTGCTTCAAAAATTATGATGATCGGTCCGTGGTCGGCACCCGCCGGAGTATTGATCTTTCCGCTGGCATATATCATTAACGATGTGCTGGTTGAAGTGTGGGGTTACCAGAAAACCCGCCTGATAATTTGGGCAGGATTTGGAGTGAATGTGCTTGCCGTGCTGTTCTTTACACTGGCAATTGCAGTAAATGCTGCACCGTTCTGGGAGAATCAGGATGCCTTTGCAACTGTTTTGGGCAGTACCCCGCGAATTGTAGCAGCCAGTATGTTGGCTTACCTGATGGGTTCGTTCCTGAATGCTTACGTAATGAGCAAGTTTAAAGTACTTACCAAGGGAAAAGGTTTTTCCATACGCGCCGTTGTTTCAACGCTTGTTGGCGAAGGTGCCGATTCGGCTATTTTTATTACCATTGCTTTTGCCGGATTATTCCCGGTAAATGCTTTAATTACCATGATCATTACTCAGGCGATCATTAAAACCGTATACGAAATTGCCGTACTTCCACTTACCATTTGGGTAGTTAGTAAAGTAAAAAAACTGGAAGGTATCGATACTTACGATTACCAAATCTCTTATAACCCGTTTAGGCTGAAGGTTGAAGGATTGAAGGATTGA
- the queC gene encoding 7-cyano-7-deazaguanine synthase QueC, whose amino-acid sequence MTSTTNIDKKKALVVFSGGQDSTTCLFWAKREFDEVYAIAFNYGQRHAIELESAKAIAEKAGVPLQVFPMDLISQLSQNSLTHHSIQVDRHKPEDTPPNTLVEGRNMLFLTYAAIFAKVHNIHNLVTGVGQADFSGYPDCRNDFIVSLNETLNLSMDYPYQIHTPLMWKNKSEIWQLADELGVLELVQNETVTCYNGVKGKGCGKCPACELRNKGLELYLKRRTEGLKS is encoded by the coding sequence ATGACTTCAACAACTAATATTGATAAGAAAAAAGCGCTGGTGGTTTTTTCGGGCGGACAGGATTCTACCACCTGCCTGTTTTGGGCAAAACGAGAATTCGACGAGGTATATGCCATTGCATTTAACTATGGTCAGCGCCACGCCATTGAACTGGAATCGGCAAAAGCAATAGCCGAAAAAGCCGGTGTGCCTTTGCAGGTATTTCCGATGGACCTGATCTCGCAACTCAGCCAGAATTCGTTAACACACCACAGCATACAGGTGGATCGCCATAAACCGGAAGACACGCCGCCCAACACACTGGTTGAAGGCCGGAACATGTTGTTTTTAACTTATGCTGCCATTTTTGCCAAGGTGCACAACATACATAACCTGGTAACAGGTGTAGGTCAGGCCGATTTTAGCGGCTACCCCGATTGCCGTAATGATTTTATCGTGTCGCTGAATGAAACACTGAACCTGTCGATGGATTATCCGTATCAGATTCATACACCGCTGATGTGGAAGAACAAAAGCGAGATATGGCAACTGGCCGATGAGTTGGGTGTTCTGGAACTGGTACAAAACGAAACCGTTACCTGTTACAACGGCGTGAAAGGAAAAGGATGTGGCAAATGCCCGGCTTGTGAGTTGCGAAATAAGGGGTTGGAATTGTATTTAAAAAGAAGGACTGAAGGATTGAAGAGCTGA
- the queF gene encoding preQ(1) synthase — MSELKHLGSETNYDFNYRPDVLESFDNKHPENDYWVKFNCPEFTSLCPITGQPDFATIYLSYIPDEKLVESKSLKLYLFSFRNHGAFHEDCINIIMKDLIALMNPKYIEVWGKFLPRGGLSIDPFSNYGKPGTKYEEMAWYRMQNHDLNPEKIDNR; from the coding sequence ATGAGCGAATTAAAACACCTGGGAAGCGAAACGAATTACGATTTTAACTATCGTCCTGATGTATTGGAATCGTTTGATAACAAACACCCCGAAAATGATTATTGGGTAAAATTTAACTGTCCCGAGTTTACCAGTCTGTGCCCCATTACCGGGCAGCCCGATTTTGCGACCATTTACCTCAGTTACATCCCTGACGAAAAGCTGGTGGAAAGCAAAAGCCTGAAGCTTTATTTGTTCAGTTTCCGTAACCACGGCGCTTTTCACGAAGATTGTATCAACATTATTATGAAAGACCTGATCGCTTTGATGAATCCAAAGTACATTGAAGTATGGGGAAAATTTCTGCCACGTGGCGGCCTCAGCATCGATCCGTTTTCAAACTATGGAAAACCTGGAACGAAATACGAAGAGATGGCCTGGTATCGTATGCAAAATCATGATTTGAATCCGGAGAAGATTGATAACCGGTAA
- a CDS encoding adenosine deaminase — protein sequence MTSDKKIELINSIPKAELHLHIEGTFEPELMFTIAERNDIRLKYKSVDDLRAAYQFNNLQEFLDLYYAGAYVLLFEQDFYDLTKAYLKKCHEEKVVHTEIFFDPQTHTQRGVPFENVINGILQACIDARNEWGITYRLIPNFLRHLSEEDAIKTFKESLRFGELFSAFGLDSSEVGHPPAKFKKVFEMVRAEGFLTVAHAGEEGPAQNVWDAIDMLKVARIDHGVRSIDDIVLLDELARIEMPLTVCPLSNLKLKVVNDMADHPLKKLLDHNIVATVNSDDPAYFGGYMNANFYAVTEALGLTNKDIATLAANSFKASFLADEEKQKWLDEIAKLGI from the coding sequence ATGACATCTGACAAAAAAATAGAGTTGATAAATTCAATTCCCAAAGCCGAGTTGCATTTACATATTGAAGGTACTTTTGAGCCGGAACTGATGTTTACCATTGCCGAACGAAACGATATCCGTTTGAAATATAAATCAGTTGACGATCTGCGTGCAGCTTATCAATTCAATAACCTTCAGGAATTTTTGGATCTTTATTATGCCGGAGCCTATGTGTTGCTTTTCGAGCAGGATTTTTACGACCTCACTAAAGCCTACTTGAAAAAATGCCACGAAGAAAAGGTAGTACATACCGAAATCTTTTTCGATCCGCAAACGCATACCCAACGCGGCGTTCCTTTTGAGAATGTAATTAATGGAATTTTACAGGCTTGTATTGATGCCCGAAATGAATGGGGCATTACCTACCGGCTTATTCCTAATTTTTTGCGTCACCTGAGTGAGGAGGACGCTATTAAGACTTTTAAAGAATCGTTGCGGTTTGGTGAGTTGTTTTCGGCTTTTGGGCTTGATTCGAGCGAAGTCGGGCATCCGCCGGCTAAGTTTAAAAAGGTGTTTGAAATGGTGCGTGCCGAAGGATTCCTGACTGTTGCCCATGCCGGCGAGGAAGGACCGGCACAAAATGTATGGGATGCAATCGATATGTTAAAAGTAGCTCGTATCGACCACGGCGTACGTTCGATCGATGATATTGTGTTGTTGGATGAACTGGCGCGTATTGAGATGCCATTAACGGTTTGTCCGCTATCGAACCTAAAGCTAAAAGTCGTAAATGACATGGCCGATCATCCTTTAAAAAAGCTGTTGGACCATAACATTGTAGCCACAGTAAATTCCGACGATCCTGCTTATTTTGGTGGTTATATGAATGCCAATTTTTATGCAGTTACCGAGGCGCTTGGTCTAACCAACAAGGATATTGCAACACTGGCAGCCAATTCATTTAAAGCCAGTTTCCTTGCAGATGAGGAGAAACAAAAATGGTTGGATGAGATTGCTAAATTGGGAATCTAA
- a CDS encoding Gfo/Idh/MocA family oxidoreductase, whose amino-acid sequence MTNRRNFIKTSAMATAGVGIASSMPLAMESCSGANEKLVCGLIGAKGQGFSDLQAFLKQKNTECAAICDVDEKIMNQRIADVEKIQGTKPKGFKDFRKLLEEPGIDVIIIGTPDHWHCLPFVYAAQEGKHIFCEKPLANYIEEINIMERAWKRYGTIAQVGQWQRSDKHWKDAVDFVYTGALGKIRTVRCWSYQGWMKSIPVMPDGPVPAGVDYDMWLGPAKARPFNPNRFHFNFRWFWDYAGGLMTDWGVHIIDYGLYGMKAKAPKSIMAMGGKFGYPDDACETPDSMQALYEFDDYTLLWDHGLGIDGGYYGRSHGVGYVGENGTLVVDRNGWEVIPEGGRNPRMEGVELKKGDGQGLNNHMENFIDCIKDNDQNTNCNVAIAANTARVAHLGNMALKTGQRLYWDADNSKFIGNDAANELLVPTYRAPWELPKV is encoded by the coding sequence ATGACTAACAGGAGAAATTTTATTAAAACATCGGCAATGGCGACAGCTGGCGTAGGGATTGCGTCAAGTATGCCTTTAGCGATGGAATCGTGTTCAGGTGCAAACGAAAAATTAGTTTGCGGTTTGATAGGTGCAAAAGGTCAGGGTTTTTCTGATCTTCAAGCTTTTTTAAAACAAAAAAATACGGAGTGCGCGGCTATTTGCGATGTAGATGAGAAGATTATGAATCAACGTATTGCCGACGTTGAAAAAATTCAGGGAACAAAACCAAAGGGATTTAAAGATTTCAGAAAATTACTGGAAGAACCCGGTATTGATGTGATCATTATCGGTACCCCCGACCACTGGCACTGTTTGCCATTTGTTTATGCCGCACAGGAAGGAAAACATATTTTCTGTGAAAAACCGCTGGCAAACTACATTGAAGAGATCAACATTATGGAACGTGCCTGGAAACGCTATGGTACGATTGCCCAGGTAGGGCAGTGGCAGCGTAGCGACAAGCACTGGAAAGATGCTGTTGATTTTGTTTACACCGGAGCGCTGGGTAAAATTCGTACCGTACGTTGCTGGTCGTATCAGGGTTGGATGAAGTCGATACCTGTTATGCCCGACGGACCAGTTCCGGCAGGTGTTGATTACGATATGTGGTTAGGACCTGCAAAAGCGCGTCCGTTTAACCCGAACCGTTTTCACTTTAATTTCCGCTGGTTTTGGGATTATGCCGGTGGTTTAATGACCGACTGGGGTGTGCATATCATCGACTATGGTTTATACGGAATGAAAGCCAAAGCGCCTAAATCGATTATGGCAATGGGTGGTAAATTTGGTTATCCTGATGATGCTTGCGAAACTCCAGACAGCATGCAGGCGCTGTACGAATTCGACGATTATACCTTGCTTTGGGACCATGGTCTGGGAATCGATGGTGGTTACTACGGCCGCAGTCACGGTGTAGGTTATGTTGGAGAAAACGGAACTTTGGTGGTTGACCGTAATGGATGGGAAGTTATTCCTGAAGGTGGCAGAAATCCAAGAATGGAGGGTGTTGAACTGAAAAAAGGCGACGGACAGGGATTGAATAACCACATGGAGAACTTTATTGATTGTATTAAAGATAACGATCAGAATACAAACTGTAATGTTGCTATTGCTGCCAATACGGCGCGTGTAGCTCACTTGGGTAACATGGCTTTAAAAACCGGTCAGCGCCTGTATTGGGATGCCGACAACAGCAAGTTTATCGGCAACGATGCGGCTAACGAACTGTTGGTGCCAACGTACCGCGCACCCTGGGAGTTGCCTAAAGTTTAA
- a CDS encoding hotdog fold thioesterase, producing MTESKYHKTFVKDVFAANNGIKLVEARPGYAKSNMQIKPGHYNSVGIVHGGALFTLADFTFAVASNSHGRIALAIDAEISFFKATSSGTLTAVAKEISLNGKLGTYLVEITNEANEHIAHFKGTVYRKKDKMEFE from the coding sequence ATGACCGAATCAAAATATCACAAAACATTTGTGAAAGATGTGTTTGCCGCTAACAACGGGATAAAATTGGTGGAAGCCAGACCTGGCTATGCAAAATCGAACATGCAAATTAAACCAGGTCATTATAATTCAGTCGGAATTGTTCATGGCGGAGCTTTGTTCACATTGGCCGATTTTACTTTTGCCGTAGCATCTAATTCACATGGCAGAATAGCGTTGGCAATTGATGCAGAGATTTCGTTTTTTAAAGCCACATCAAGTGGTACTTTAACTGCCGTAGCAAAAGAGATCTCGTTAAACGGAAAACTGGGTACTTACCTGGTGGAGATTACCAACGAAGCGAATGAACACATTGCACATTTTAAAGGAACTGTTTACCGGAAAAAGGATAAAATGGAGTTTGAGTAA
- a CDS encoding sugar phosphate isomerase/epimerase family protein, producing MARPVTLYTAQWADLPIETMCQKAKQFGYDGLELCTWGDHINVPKADQEYCDSRRELLDKYDLKLFTISTHLDSQCVCDPIDLRHKNIASPHIWGDGDPEGVRQRAAEEMVKTAEVAKRLGVDTVVGFTGSPIWHMLYSFPPVSPEMIEEGYAEFARRWKPILDEYQSLGIKYALEAHPSEIAFDIHTAHLALKALDYHPAFGYNYDPSHLGYQHVDYVRFIYEFADRIFHVHMKDVYWSDVPTGVGVFGGHMEFGDNRRYWNFRSMGRGKIGFENIIRALNDIGYNGPLSVEWEDSGMDREAGATESCEFVKKVDFAPSDVAFDDAMQNE from the coding sequence ATGGCAAGACCAGTAACACTTTATACGGCGCAATGGGCCGATCTTCCTATTGAAACCATGTGTCAGAAAGCCAAACAATTTGGCTACGATGGATTGGAACTTTGTACCTGGGGCGATCACATAAATGTACCAAAAGCCGATCAGGAATACTGTGATAGCAGAAGGGAATTACTTGATAAATACGATTTGAAACTGTTTACGATCTCAACACATTTGGATAGTCAGTGTGTTTGCGATCCTATCGATCTACGACATAAAAACATTGCCAGCCCACATATTTGGGGCGATGGCGATCCGGAAGGTGTACGCCAGCGGGCAGCCGAAGAAATGGTAAAAACAGCCGAAGTGGCAAAACGTTTGGGTGTAGATACTGTGGTTGGATTTACCGGAAGCCCGATTTGGCACATGTTATACTCGTTTCCGCCTGTATCGCCCGAAATGATCGAAGAAGGTTATGCCGAATTTGCACGTCGCTGGAAACCGATTCTCGACGAGTACCAGAGTCTGGGAATAAAATATGCACTTGAAGCACATCCTTCTGAAATAGCTTTTGATATTCACACCGCACACCTGGCGCTAAAAGCTCTGGATTATCATCCGGCTTTTGGTTACAACTACGATCCGAGCCATTTGGGTTATCAGCATGTGGATTATGTGCGTTTTATCTATGAGTTTGCCGATCGTATTTTCCATGTACACATGAAAGATGTGTATTGGAGTGATGTGCCAACGGGAGTTGGTGTTTTTGGCGGACACATGGAATTTGGCGATAACCGCCGTTACTGGAATTTCCGCAGTATGGGACGTGGAAAGATCGGGTTCGAGAACATCATCAGGGCACTGAATGATATCGGTTACAACGGACCGCTCTCAGTAGAATGGGAAGACAGCGGTATGGACCGTGAAGCGGGGGCTACAGAATCCTGCGAATTTGTTAAGAAGGTTGATTTTGCACCGTCGGATGTTGCGTTTGACGATGCGATGCAAAATGAATAA
- a CDS encoding Gfo/Idh/MocA family oxidoreductase: MMKRKLRMGMVGGGTDAFIGAIHRLAAFMDNQIELVCGCFSVNPEISKQSGKSYFLPDDRVYETYQEMFEKEAKLPEGERMDFVSIVTPNFVHFAPALMALENGFHVVLDKPITFTLNEALQLKAKLEETGLTLALTHVYSAYPAVKQAKQMVTDGRFGKIRKVYVEYPQGWLSSKVEDAGNAQASWRTDPKKSGKAGCMGDIGTHAHQLAEYITGLKVTELCAELNVFVPNRLLDDDGAALLRFDNGAKGVLMASQVAAGEENVIKLRVYGEKGGLEWNQHEPNTLILKWIDQPAQILRTGTSLDASGALHNTRTPGGHPEGYLEAFANIYRNFALTVRAQANGEEPTPEMLDFPGVEDGIRGMQFIDTVVSAGYNDQVKWVKFGETIG, encoded by the coding sequence ATGATGAAACGAAAACTTCGTATGGGAATGGTTGGTGGAGGAACCGACGCGTTTATTGGGGCAATACACCGGTTGGCCGCTTTTATGGATAATCAGATAGAGCTTGTATGCGGCTGCTTTAGTGTAAATCCTGAAATCTCGAAACAATCGGGGAAGTCCTATTTTTTACCGGATGACAGGGTTTATGAAACCTATCAGGAAATGTTTGAAAAAGAAGCCAAACTCCCGGAAGGTGAACGTATGGATTTTGTATCGATTGTAACGCCCAATTTTGTGCATTTTGCCCCGGCGTTAATGGCACTTGAAAATGGTTTTCATGTGGTGCTGGATAAGCCGATTACTTTTACCCTTAATGAAGCTTTACAACTAAAAGCAAAACTTGAAGAAACCGGGTTAACACTTGCTTTAACACATGTTTATTCGGCGTATCCGGCTGTTAAACAGGCAAAACAAATGGTGACTGACGGACGTTTCGGAAAGATTAGAAAGGTGTATGTTGAATATCCGCAGGGGTGGCTTTCATCAAAAGTTGAAGATGCAGGCAATGCCCAGGCCAGTTGGCGTACCGATCCAAAAAAATCGGGTAAAGCAGGTTGTATGGGCGATATTGGAACACATGCACACCAATTGGCTGAATACATTACAGGATTAAAAGTAACAGAGCTTTGTGCCGAACTCAACGTTTTTGTTCCAAATCGCTTGTTGGATGATGATGGCGCTGCATTGTTACGATTTGATAATGGAGCAAAAGGTGTATTAATGGCCAGCCAGGTAGCAGCGGGCGAAGAAAATGTAATTAAGCTTCGGGTTTATGGCGAAAAAGGAGGCCTGGAATGGAACCAGCACGAACCCAATACCTTGATCTTAAAATGGATCGATCAGCCCGCGCAGATCTTACGAACCGGTACCAGCCTTGATGCTTCGGGAGCCTTGCATAATACACGAACTCCGGGCGGACACCCTGAAGGTTACCTGGAGGCTTTTGCCAACATCTACCGTAATTTTGCACTTACTGTTCGTGCCCAAGCCAACGGCGAGGAGCCAACACCCGAAATGCTGGATTTCCCGGGAGTGGAAGACGGAATTCGCGGAATGCAATTCATCGATACGGTTGTAAGTGCCGGTTACAACGACCAGGTGAAATGGGTAAAATTTGGCGAAACGATCGGTTAA
- a CDS encoding TonB-dependent receptor produces MKQVGLILLLFGLPIWMVAQNAAVTGKVVDAVSNEPLPFVNVLVSGTSNGTVTDETGHFEFRNLTPGFIRIEASFVGYKKAISSEVEVNNASTHFVEILLEKSVSKLDEVMVTASPFRKTIESPVSLRSIGIGEIEKSPGANRDISKVIQSFPGVQSTPAFRNDIIIRGGGPSESRFYLDGVEVPFINHFATQGASGGPVGILNADFIREVNYYSGAFPANRGNALSGVMEFYQIDGNEEKLNFHGTLGASEVAATLDGPIGEKTNFVVSVRQSYLQFLFSALELPFLPTFTDMQFKVRTRFDKKNELTLIGLGANDLFELNEDIEDPDDEQKYILSEIPVNKQWSYTMGAVYKHYRDNSYQTFVTSRSHLNNNAYKYLDNDESSEENKILDYDSQETENKFRFENTSRLDGFKLNFGANLDFVSYKNSSQFRRFYDGQPVDVMYNTDLNLLKYGLFAQLSKSVFNERLALSLGVRADANNYSSSMKNLLDQISPRFSASYSLTNQWSLNFNTGRYYQLPAYTSLGYKENDVLVNKVNNLKYISVDHVIGGLEYRPRSFVQLSAEAFWKGYSQYPFSVNDQVSLANLGADYGVVGDEEVTSTSEGRAYGAEFQARINSFDGFNFNLSYTLVRSEFKDGEGTYIPSSWDSKHLITLTTTKDLKRNWRVGARWRFVGGLPYTPWDIEKSSLVEAWNLQGEPYYDYTQLNAKRFDPFHQLDIRVDKSYYFEKLTAKFYIDIQNLYNFQAQENDIIVRAEDANGNFLTTDNGTRYVLNEIESKSGTVLPTIGIIIEF; encoded by the coding sequence ATGAAGCAAGTCGGATTAATTTTGCTTTTATTTGGATTGCCAATATGGATGGTTGCACAAAACGCTGCAGTTACAGGAAAAGTTGTAGATGCAGTTAGTAACGAGCCATTGCCTTTTGTAAATGTGCTAGTTTCGGGAACTTCGAACGGAACGGTAACCGATGAGACTGGCCATTTCGAGTTTAGAAATCTGACTCCGGGATTTATTCGGATTGAGGCCAGTTTTGTAGGCTATAAAAAAGCCATTTCGTCGGAGGTTGAGGTAAATAATGCCAGCACTCATTTTGTAGAGATTCTGTTGGAAAAATCAGTATCAAAGCTGGATGAAGTAATGGTTACTGCCTCGCCATTTAGAAAAACCATTGAAAGCCCGGTTTCGTTACGAAGTATTGGCATTGGCGAAATTGAAAAAAGCCCCGGTGCCAACCGCGATATTTCAAAAGTTATTCAGTCATTTCCCGGAGTGCAGTCAACGCCTGCTTTCCGAAACGATATTATTATTCGTGGTGGTGGCCCGTCGGAAAGTCGTTTTTATCTTGATGGGGTTGAGGTGCCGTTTATTAACCACTTCGCCACACAAGGTGCTTCGGGCGGCCCGGTGGGAATTTTGAATGCCGACTTTATTCGCGAGGTAAATTATTACTCGGGCGCTTTCCCTGCCAACCGTGGAAATGCCTTAAGTGGTGTAATGGAATTTTACCAGATTGATGGAAACGAAGAGAAACTGAATTTTCACGGAACGCTTGGTGCATCGGAAGTTGCGGCAACATTGGATGGTCCGATTGGAGAAAAGACAAACTTTGTTGTTTCGGTGCGTCAGTCGTATTTGCAGTTTTTGTTTAGTGCTTTGGAATTACCCTTTTTGCCCACTTTCACTGATATGCAGTTTAAAGTACGCACCCGTTTCGATAAAAAGAATGAGTTGACCCTGATCGGTTTGGGAGCCAACGATTTGTTTGAATTAAATGAAGATATAGAAGATCCGGATGACGAGCAAAAGTACATTCTTAGCGAAATTCCGGTGAACAAACAATGGTCGTACACGATGGGAGCGGTTTACAAACACTACCGCGATAACAGCTATCAGACTTTTGTTACAAGCCGCAGTCATTTAAATAACAATGCTTACAAATACCTCGATAACGACGAGAGTTCGGAAGAAAACAAGATTCTGGATTACGATTCGCAGGAAACCGAAAATAAGTTTCGTTTTGAGAACACCTCCCGCTTGGACGGTTTTAAGCTGAATTTTGGAGCCAACCTCGATTTTGTAAGTTACAAAAACAGTTCGCAGTTTCGCCGTTTTTACGACGGTCAGCCGGTTGATGTGATGTACAACACCGACCTTAACCTGTTAAAATACGGTTTGTTTGCACAACTCAGCAAGTCGGTTTTTAATGAGCGTTTGGCTTTATCACTGGGCGTGCGGGCCGATGCTAATAACTACTCGTCAAGCATGAAGAATTTGTTGGATCAGATCTCACCGCGTTTTTCGGCGTCGTATTCGTTAACCAATCAGTGGAGCCTGAATTTTAACACCGGGCGTTATTACCAGTTGCCGGCTTATACATCGCTGGGTTACAAGGAGAACGATGTTTTGGTAAATAAAGTCAATAACCTGAAATACATTTCGGTGGATCATGTTATTGGTGGTTTGGAGTATCGTCCAAGATCTTTCGTGCAGTTGTCAGCCGAGGCATTCTGGAAAGGTTATTCCCAGTATCCGTTTTCGGTGAATGATCAGGTAAGTCTGGCAAATTTGGGAGCCGATTATGGTGTGGTTGGCGACGAAGAGGTAACCTCAACATCAGAGGGAAGAGCTTACGGAGCCGAGTTTCAGGCACGAATAAATTCATTCGATGGATTTAATTTTAACCTGTCGTACACTTTGGTGCGAAGCGAATTTAAAGATGGAGAGGGCACTTACATTCCTTCAAGTTGGGATTCGAAACATCTGATTACGCTCACCACCACAAAAGACCTGAAACGCAACTGGCGTGTGGGTGCACGCTGGCGGTTTGTTGGCGGTTTGCCATATACTCCTTGGGATATCGAAAAATCGTCGCTGGTGGAAGCCTGGAACTTGCAGGGTGAGCCGTATTACGATTATACGCAGCTAAATGCCAAACGCTTCGATCCTTTTCATCAGCTCGATATCCGTGTCGACAAATCCTATTATTTCGAAAAACTCACTGCTAAATTCTACATTGATATTCAAAACCTTTACAATTTCCAGGCACAGGAAAATGATATTATCGTTCGTGCCGAAGATGCCAATGGGAATTTTCTCACAACCGACAACGGAACGCGTTACGTGCTGAACGAAATTGAAAGCAAGTCGGGAACTGTTTTGCCAACCATCGGAATTATTATCGAATTTTAA
- the dtd gene encoding D-aminoacyl-tRNA deacylase, which produces MRVVIQKVKEASVTVEGEKISTINNGLLILVGIENEDTQEDINYLVKKSTQLRVFDDENGVMNRSVTDVDGDIIVVSQFTLQANTKKGNRPSYIRAAKPDISIPIYEKFVAAMEIALGKKVGTGKFGAMMDVALINDGPVTIIIDSKQKDF; this is translated from the coding sequence ATGCGTGTTGTCATTCAAAAAGTAAAAGAAGCCTCAGTTACGGTTGAGGGAGAAAAAATATCGACCATTAACAATGGACTACTCATCTTGGTAGGCATTGAAAATGAAGATACTCAGGAAGATATTAATTACCTGGTAAAAAAATCGACTCAGTTGCGGGTTTTCGACGATGAAAATGGAGTAATGAATCGCTCGGTAACGGATGTTGATGGCGATATAATTGTGGTAAGCCAGTTTACCTTGCAGGCCAACACAAAAAAAGGTAACCGTCCGTCGTACATTCGGGCTGCCAAACCCGATATTTCCATTCCGATATACGAAAAATTTGTGGCTGCTATGGAAATCGCTTTGGGTAAAAAAGTTGGCACCGGAAAATTTGGTGCCATGATGGATGTGGCGCTGATCAACGATGGTCCGGTAACCATTATCATCGACTCGAAACAAAAGGATTTTTGA
- a CDS encoding nucleotide pyrophosphohydrolase has protein sequence MKNEITIPEAQKQVDEWIKTIGVRYFSELTNMAVLTEEVGELARIMARKYGDQSFKKSDEEYNLADEMADVLWVLICLANQTGVDLNEAFLKNMEKKTKRDSDRHKNNEKLR, from the coding sequence ATGAAAAACGAAATAACAATACCCGAGGCTCAGAAACAGGTTGACGAGTGGATAAAAACCATTGGAGTGCGCTACTTCAGCGAACTGACGAACATGGCAGTTCTTACCGAGGAAGTGGGTGAGCTGGCGCGTATTATGGCCCGAAAATATGGCGACCAGTCGTTTAAAAAGTCGGATGAAGAATATAACCTTGCCGATGAAATGGCCGATGTGCTTTGGGTGCTGATTTGCCTGGCCAATCAAACCGGTGTTGATCTGAATGAGGCATTTCTGAAAAACATGGAGAAAAAAACCAAACGTGACAGCGACCGCCATAAAAACAACGAAAAATTGAGATAA